A stretch of Lathyrus oleraceus cultivar Zhongwan6 chromosome 6, CAAS_Psat_ZW6_1.0, whole genome shotgun sequence DNA encodes these proteins:
- the LOC127098111 gene encoding glutathione S-transferase DHAR2, which produces MFNKHYSILSRLNNFLNQPSTIIKTQHQSVTKHTTFIRQFTFFLRIHSSQMALEIAVKAAVGAPTILGDCPFSQRVLLTLEEKKITYNTHLIDVSNKPQWFLEVSPEGKVPVVKFDGKWVPDSDVIVGLLEEKYPEPPFVTPPQFSSVGSKIFGTFVSFLKSKDSNDGTEQALVAELNALEEHLKANGPYVAGEKVTAVDLSLAPKLYHVVVALGHFKNWTIPESLTHVHNYVKLLFARESFEKTKAAKEYIIAGWLPKVNP; this is translated from the exons ATGTTTAATAAACATTATAGTATTTTAAGCAGACTTAACAATTTCCTTAACCAACCTTCCACCATTATAAAAACACAGCACCAATCAGTCACAAAACACACAACATTCATTCGCCAATTCACATTCTTTCTTCGTATTCATTCATCGCAAATGGCTCTCGAGATCGCTGTCAAGGCCGCCGTTGGTGCTCCGACTATTCTCGGAGACT GTCCATTTTCACAAAGAGTGCTGTTAACTTTGGAAGAGAAGAAGATCACGTACAATACTCACCTGATTGATGTCTCTAACAAACCCCAATG GTTTTTGGAAGTGAGTCCTGAAGGGAAGGTTCCAGTGGTTAAGTTTGATGGAAAATGGGTTCCTGATTCTGATGTTATTGTGGGGCTTCTTGAAGAGAAATACCCTGAGCCACCTTTTGTTACTCCTCCTCAATTTTCCTCAGT TGGATCTAAGATATTTGGGACTTTTGTGAGCTTTCTGAAGAGCAAGGATTCAAATGATGGAACAGAGCAAGCCTTGGTTGCTGAACTGAATGCTTTGGAGGAACATCTTAAGGCCAAT GGTCCGTATGTTGCCGGTGAGAAGGTCACTGCTGTTGATTTGAGTTTGGCACCAAAACTTTACCATGTAGTGGTTGCACTTGGCCACTTCAAGAATTGGACTATTCCTGAGAGTTTGACACATGTTCACAACTACGTCAAG CTGCTCTTCGCTCGCGAATCATTTGAGAAAACCAAGGCTGCAAAGGAATACATCATTGCTGGATGGTTACCAAAGGTCAATCCATGA